Proteins found in one Phreatobacter oligotrophus genomic segment:
- a CDS encoding IS1380-like element ISMex4 family transposase: MSDPTCLPFAFPSVRGKKLTAAFDGGRLTSDGGVLLLAQAARRMQIGEKLAAVIPDRRDPSRIVHPLPEILLARILAIACGYEDADDLDHLRVDPAFKLACGRLPDSGRDLMSQPTVSRLENTPGLRDLIRLGRVLVDLYCASYAAPPAAVTLDIDDTCDVVHGQQQLSLFNAHHDERCFLPIHVYDTATSRPVAMILRPGKTPSGREVRGHLRRLVRAIRRHWPTTAITIRGDGHYGRPEAMDWCEDNDVAYVFGLTGTKSLTAKVEPTADHIRVERALSNTDAVRGFAETTHAAKSWRQHRRVAARIEATRLGLDIRYVVTNIATGTPEWLYAELYCARGQAENLIKLHKGQLASDRTSCRHPAANQMRLVLHTAAYWLMLTVRDAIPAPHRLAKAEFATIRLRLLKLGARIHETTARVRLAFAAACPEADLLRHIAGALAPAPA, from the coding sequence ATGTCCGATCCTACGTGTCTGCCGTTCGCGTTTCCATCGGTTCGAGGCAAGAAGCTCACAGCTGCTTTCGACGGCGGACGCCTGACCTCGGACGGGGGCGTCCTGTTGCTCGCTCAGGCTGCCCGGCGGATGCAGATCGGTGAGAAGCTCGCCGCGGTGATCCCCGACCGGCGTGACCCGAGCCGGATCGTGCATCCTCTGCCCGAGATCCTGCTGGCGCGCATCCTGGCCATCGCCTGCGGGTACGAGGATGCCGACGACCTCGATCACCTGCGCGTCGATCCCGCCTTCAAGCTCGCCTGTGGTCGCCTACCCGACAGCGGACGCGACTTGATGAGCCAGCCCACCGTCTCGCGGCTGGAGAACACGCCGGGCCTGCGTGACCTGATCCGGCTCGGACGGGTGCTGGTCGACCTCTACTGCGCCAGCTACGCCGCGCCACCGGCGGCTGTCACGCTGGATATCGACGACACCTGCGACGTGGTCCATGGCCAGCAGCAACTGTCGCTGTTCAACGCCCACCACGACGAACGCTGCTTTCTCCCCATCCACGTCTACGACACCGCCACCTCGCGCCCGGTGGCGATGATCCTGCGGCCGGGCAAGACGCCTTCGGGTCGCGAAGTCCGGGGCCATCTGCGTCGTCTGGTCCGGGCGATCCGCCGACACTGGCCGACGACCGCGATCACGATCCGTGGCGACGGCCATTACGGGCGGCCCGAAGCGATGGACTGGTGCGAGGACAACGACGTCGCTTACGTCTTCGGCCTGACCGGCACCAAGTCGCTCACCGCCAAGGTCGAGCCGACCGCCGATCACATCCGGGTCGAGCGGGCCCTCAGCAACACAGATGCCGTGCGCGGCTTTGCTGAGACCACGCACGCAGCCAAATCCTGGCGGCAGCACCGCCGCGTCGCCGCCCGCATCGAGGCGACCCGCCTTGGCCTCGACATCCGCTACGTGGTCACGAACATCGCCACCGGTACGCCCGAATGGCTCTACGCCGAGCTGTACTGCGCCCGCGGACAGGCCGAGAACCTGATCAAGCTCCATAAGGGCCAGCTCGCTTCCGACCGCACCTCCTGCCGGCATCCGGCCGCCAACCAGATGCGGCTCGTGCTGCACACCGCCGCCTATTGGCTGATGCTGACCGTGCGCGACGCCATCCCGGCTCCCCATCGCCTGGCCAAGGCCGAGTTCGCGACGATCCGCCTGCGCCTGCTCAAGCTTGGGGCTCGCATCCACGAGACCACTGCCCGTGTTCGTCTCGCCTTCGCCGCCGCCTGTCCCGAGGCCGACTTGCTGCGCCATATCGCGGGCGCACTCGCCCCAGCGCCAGCCTGA
- a CDS encoding YnfA family protein, whose translation MLTIGAYVGAAIAEIAGCFAFWAWLRLGKSPWWIAPGTLSLVAFAYLLTLVESEAAGRTFAAYGGVYIVASILWLWLAEGHRPDQWDVTGAAVCLVGTGIILFGPGVA comes from the coding sequence ATGCTAACGATCGGCGCTTATGTAGGAGCCGCGATCGCTGAGATCGCAGGATGTTTTGCGTTCTGGGCTTGGCTCCGGCTCGGTAAATCGCCGTGGTGGATCGCGCCCGGCACCCTGTCACTGGTGGCGTTCGCCTACCTACTGACCCTCGTGGAAAGCGAGGCGGCTGGCCGAACGTTTGCCGCCTATGGCGGGGTCTACATCGTCGCCTCGATCCTCTGGCTATGGCTCGCGGAAGGGCACCGCCCCGACCAGTGGGACGTGACCGGCGCTGCCGTGTGCCTGGTTGGGACGGGCATCATCTTATTCGGTCCCGGCGTTGCATAA
- a CDS encoding metal/formaldehyde-sensitive transcriptional repressor — protein MAHTIKDKTKLLARVRRIKGQAEAVERALEAEIGCTDVLMLVASMRGAINGLTAELMEDHIRHHVVNPDAEPDAERAKGAAELIEVVRTYLK, from the coding sequence ATGGCCCATACGATCAAGGACAAGACCAAGCTCCTGGCGCGGGTGCGCCGGATCAAAGGACAAGCGGAAGCGGTTGAGCGGGCCCTGGAGGCCGAGATTGGCTGCACCGACGTGCTGATGCTGGTCGCCTCGATGAGGGGTGCGATCAACGGCCTCACCGCCGAGCTGATGGAAGATCATATCCGCCACCATGTCGTGAACCCTGATGCGGAGCCCGACGCGGAGCGCGCCAAGGGAGCGGCCGAGCTGATCGAAGTGGTGCGGACTTATCTCAAATGA
- a CDS encoding nickel/cobalt efflux transporter, protein MTSLPELLAQGAANAWLFVPTAILLGALHGLEPGHSKTMMAAFIIAVRGTVMQAVLLGLAATISHTAVVWAIALGGLYFGQQYVGEAAEPYFQLASAVLIIGIAVWMAWRTWREQNHDHDHHHHHDETHQIAARGGLLSLEVFEDGVSPRWRIRSESGALPEAQTLSVETVRPDGARQLFSFVRNGDLLESVEEIPEPHAFTARLRLDAPGGVEVHEVAYEEHDHDHMNLGDEDDAHARAHADDIRRRFAGRSVTTGQIIMFGLTGGLIPCPAAITVLLLCIQLKQLSLGFVLVICFSIGLALTMVSAGVLAALSVKHVASRWSGFSTLARRAPYASAALIVLVGLYTGWLGWQGIQHGHAKSTATIEAATRG, encoded by the coding sequence ATGACCTCACTGCCAGAACTGCTTGCCCAGGGCGCCGCGAACGCCTGGCTCTTCGTGCCAACGGCGATCCTGCTTGGCGCCTTGCACGGGCTTGAGCCCGGCCACTCGAAGACGATGATGGCGGCGTTCATCATCGCGGTGCGCGGCACCGTCATGCAGGCGGTGCTGCTGGGACTGGCGGCCACCATCTCGCATACCGCCGTCGTCTGGGCGATCGCTCTCGGCGGCCTGTATTTCGGGCAGCAGTATGTGGGCGAAGCCGCCGAACCCTATTTCCAGCTCGCCTCGGCTGTCCTGATCATCGGCATCGCCGTCTGGATGGCGTGGCGTACGTGGCGCGAGCAAAACCACGATCATGATCACCATCACCACCACGATGAGACGCATCAGATCGCGGCCAGGGGCGGGCTACTCTCGCTTGAGGTGTTTGAGGATGGCGTTTCCCCGCGCTGGCGGATCCGCAGCGAGAGTGGCGCGCTCCCTGAGGCGCAAACGCTGTCGGTTGAAACGGTGCGCCCGGACGGAGCCCGGCAGCTGTTCTCGTTCGTCCGCAACGGTGACCTGCTGGAGAGTGTCGAGGAAATTCCTGAGCCCCATGCGTTCACGGCACGCCTGCGCCTCGATGCTCCCGGCGGGGTAGAGGTTCACGAGGTCGCGTACGAAGAGCACGACCATGATCACATGAACCTCGGCGACGAAGACGATGCGCACGCCCGTGCCCATGCCGATGACATCCGGCGGCGCTTCGCGGGCCGGAGTGTGACGACCGGGCAGATCATCATGTTCGGGCTCACCGGAGGTCTGATCCCGTGCCCAGCCGCGATCACGGTCTTACTGCTCTGCATCCAGCTCAAGCAGTTGAGCCTCGGCTTCGTGCTGGTGATCTGCTTCAGCATTGGCCTGGCACTCACCATGGTATCAGCGGGCGTCCTGGCGGCCCTGAGCGTCAAGCATGTTGCCTCGCGGTGGTCAGGGTTCAGCACCTTAGCCAGGCGGGCGCCTTATGCCTCGGCCGCATTGATCGTGCTCGTCGGCCTCTATACGGGCTGGCTTGGCTGGCAGGGCATCCAGCACGGCCACGCCAAGAGCACGGCAACGATTGAGGCCGCGACCAGGGGGTAG
- a CDS encoding DUF1289 domain-containing protein codes for MKKDDPCISLCQWDGRTGWCIGCGRTVPEIKAWRKLTPYRRTTLLRELPRRVDQLKKQQPIEPTPGKQARRS; via the coding sequence ATGAAAAAAGATGACCCCTGTATTAGCCTCTGCCAGTGGGACGGCCGCACGGGCTGGTGCATTGGCTGTGGCCGCACGGTTCCCGAGATCAAGGCTTGGCGCAAGCTGACGCCTTACCGTCGCACAACGCTGTTGCGTGAGTTGCCCCGCCGGGTTGACCAACTCAAGAAGCAGCAGCCGATTGAACCGACGCCTGGCAAGCAAGCGCGCCGTTCGTAA